In Cicer arietinum cultivar CDC Frontier isolate Library 1 chromosome 1, Cicar.CDCFrontier_v2.0, whole genome shotgun sequence, one DNA window encodes the following:
- the LOC113785492 gene encoding uncharacterized protein has translation MDIMFTQYVVHVVDAGAVVQGHVVCSNDYMDWFRRISHPYIIRRGPVHEADAEPTDHATHAADGGDPADDTVDITRRAIQIAEELIGRQLILPDGMPLINELILMLPSQRGGGRDWTNTVPYRRRNRRT, from the exons ATGGACATTATGTTTACGCAATATGTTGTGCATGTAGTGGATGCTGGCGCAGTTGTGCAGGGACATGTAGTTTGCTCGAATGATTATATGGACTGGTTTCGCAGAATTTCTCATCCATACATCATTCGTAGAGGACCAGTCCATGAAGCTGATGCAGAGCCTACTGATCATGCCACTCATGCAGCTGATGGCGGCGATCCTGCTGATGACACAGTTGACATAACg cGTCGAGCAATACAAATTGCTGAAGAGCTGATTGGCCGGCAACTGATATTACCTGATGGCATGCCACTCATTAATGAGTTAATTTTGATGCTGCCAAGTCAGAGGGGTGGTGGTAGAGATTGGACGAACACAGTACCATATCGTAGAAGAAATAGAAGGACTTAG